One Thomasclavelia spiroformis DSM 1552 DNA window includes the following coding sequences:
- a CDS encoding ABC transporter substrate-binding protein, whose product MKGLKRFVSVFAIAAMTVSLVGCGGGNSESSDEKVFRFGQSNPKVGLDMQTNSNSGASSVADNVVESLMRWNDDNEEECVLITDFPTVSEDGLTYSFELKEDVKFSDGTDLTAEDVKYTFERMFTPETGSVNTYMYDMIEGASEMLAGTATELSGIQIQDDYHFTIKLAYKFAPFIANLGMDYASIYPSEACEKAGDQWGRGTNLIGTGPYVIVENDEATKVVMEPNKDYHGGKPNLDRLEVVYIDDISTKMMEYEQGNIDMCDLDNQLLDQYKNGDFADEITQITPLGTYFLSLKVTDPALDNAKVREAISLAINREELCETVLSGAAEPASSFLNPGVPGYDDTLGTYEYNVDKAKQVLAEAGLTNVEFTAKVRAKEEKIATAIQAYLKEAGITMNVEVIDNGVWTSSRSEGSLQATIVGWFPLYADADNQMYTYYYSENAVGKGVFYNNPEFDALMTEARQTVGDDAKREELYKQADYILSREDYATIPLYYPKLQFVAKPYVKNAKLGNLIYHLYNIDIDLSKK is encoded by the coding sequence ATGAAAGGACTAAAAAGATTTGTTTCTGTTTTTGCAATTGCAGCTATGACAGTATCTTTAGTAGGATGCGGTGGCGGAAATAGTGAAAGCAGTGATGAAAAGGTATTTCGTTTTGGACAATCTAATCCAAAAGTTGGATTAGATATGCAAACAAATTCTAATTCAGGAGCATCATCAGTTGCTGATAATGTTGTTGAAAGCTTAATGCGTTGGAATGACGATAATGAAGAAGAATGTGTGTTGATTACCGATTTTCCAACAGTATCAGAAGATGGATTAACTTATTCTTTTGAATTAAAAGAAGATGTTAAGTTTAGTGATGGAACTGATTTAACTGCTGAGGATGTTAAATACACATTTGAAAGAATGTTTACACCAGAAACTGGCTCAGTTAATACATATATGTATGACATGATTGAAGGAGCTAGTGAAATGCTAGCTGGTACAGCTACTGAATTATCAGGAATTCAAATTCAAGATGATTATCATTTTACAATTAAATTAGCATATAAATTTGCACCATTTATTGCTAATTTAGGAATGGATTATGCATCTATTTATCCTAGTGAAGCTTGTGAAAAAGCTGGAGATCAATGGGGTAGAGGAACTAACTTGATTGGTACAGGACCTTATGTAATTGTTGAAAATGATGAAGCGACTAAAGTCGTAATGGAACCAAATAAGGATTATCATGGTGGTAAACCTAATTTAGATCGTTTGGAAGTTGTATATATTGATGATATAAGTACAAAAATGATGGAATATGAACAAGGAAATATTGATATGTGTGATTTAGATAATCAGTTATTAGATCAATATAAAAATGGTGATTTTGCTGATGAAATTACACAAATCACACCATTAGGAACATATTTCTTATCACTTAAAGTTACTGATCCAGCATTAGATAATGCTAAAGTAAGAGAAGCTATTTCACTTGCTATTAACCGTGAAGAGTTATGTGAAACAGTATTAAGTGGTGCTGCTGAACCTGCATCATCATTCTTAAATCCAGGAGTACCTGGTTATGATGATACTTTAGGAACATATGAATATAATGTTGATAAAGCAAAACAGGTTTTAGCTGAAGCGGGACTTACAAATGTTGAGTTTACTGCTAAAGTTAGAGCGAAAGAAGAAAAAATCGCTACTGCAATTCAAGCTTATTTAAAAGAAGCAGGAATTACAATGAATGTAGAAGTTATCGATAATGGTGTTTGGACATCATCTCGTAGCGAAGGAAGTTTACAAGCAACTATCGTAGGATGGTTCCCATTATATGCCGATGCAGATAATCAAATGTATACATATTATTATTCTGAAAATGCAGTTGGAAAAGGTGTTTTTTATAACAATCCTGAATTCGATGCATTAATGACTGAAGCTCGTCAAACTGTTGGTGATGATGCAAAACGTGAAGAATTGTATAAACAAGCAGATTATATTTTATCTCGTGAAGACTATGCAACAATTCCTTTATATTATCCAAAATTACAGTTTGTTGCTAAACCATATGTAAAGAATGCTAAATTAGGTAACTTGATTTATCATTTATATAATATCGATATTGATTTAAGTAAAAAATAA
- a CDS encoding ABC transporter permease produces the protein MGKYLLKRILQAIGVIFCISLITFFVLNIVPGNPVEIMLGEQADQATIARVTHEMGLDQPIVTQYINWFTNMLHGDFGVSYFQNRPVIDILTSTFAVTAKLAGVAYVIAVILGVGVGVIAAVNRGKWIDSLLMTISVVGISAPAFWIAIILQIVICLKLNLLPLSGIDSFASFILPGIALGTRYAASIARITRTSMLEVLSQDYIRTAHAKGLKKWTVVIKHALRNALIPIITIAGTDLGNILTGSVLVESVFSIPGIGKMLVDSINTRDLPIVQGGVMYIAVICVIMYLVIDILYTVADPRIRLGKESEN, from the coding sequence ATGGGTAAGTATTTGTTAAAACGAATATTACAAGCAATTGGGGTTATTTTTTGTATTTCTTTAATTACTTTCTTTGTTTTAAATATTGTACCTGGTAACCCAGTAGAAATTATGCTTGGTGAACAAGCTGATCAAGCTACAATTGCTCGTGTTACTCATGAAATGGGATTAGATCAACCAATTGTTACACAATATATTAATTGGTTTACTAATATGCTTCATGGTGATTTTGGAGTTTCATATTTTCAAAATCGACCAGTTATTGATATTTTAACTTCAACTTTTGCAGTTACAGCAAAATTAGCAGGTGTAGCTTATGTAATTGCTGTAATTTTAGGTGTTGGAGTAGGGGTAATTGCTGCGGTTAATCGTGGTAAATGGATTGATTCACTTTTAATGACTATTTCTGTTGTTGGTATTTCTGCACCAGCTTTCTGGATTGCAATTATCTTACAGATTGTTATTTGTTTAAAGCTGAATCTTTTGCCATTATCGGGAATAGATAGTTTTGCATCTTTTATATTACCAGGGATTGCTTTAGGAACCCGTTATGCAGCAAGTATTGCCAGAATTACTAGAACAAGTATGTTAGAAGTTTTATCACAAGATTATATCCGTACCGCTCATGCAAAAGGATTAAAAAAATGGACAGTAGTTATTAAGCATGCACTTAGAAATGCCCTAATACCAATTATAACTATTGCAGGTACAGATTTAGGAAATATTTTGACTGGTTCGGTATTAGTAGAGTCAGTATTTTCGATTCCAGGAATTGGAAAAATGCTAGTCGATAGTATTAATACTCGTGATTTGCCTATTGTACAAGGCGGAGTTATGTATATTGCTGTTATTTGTGTAATTATGTATTTAGTTATTGATATTTTATATACAGTTGCCGATCCGCGTATACGTTTAGGAAAGGAGTCTGAAAATTAA
- a CDS encoding ABC transporter permease: protein MFKKKDKTYHSYWSISWNIFKKNKVAMACLGIVIILCLVALFAPWIAPYDPDAQVLTERLMPPSAQHWFGTDDLGRDIFSRIVYGCRISLSVGVVSQIIATVIGYTMGVCAGYFGGKVDAVISFIIQVFSSFPFLLFAIAIMFVLGPGLVNLYLALGLLGWASTARLIRGDVMRLKKMEYIDACKISGGSSFKIIMKHLLPNCLSTLIVTVTLGIPSAIMSEASLSFLGLGVRPPMSSWGSMISFSQPYIRSATYYSVIPGLAIIITVLAFNMLGDGLRDALDPKLRS, encoded by the coding sequence ATGTTTAAGAAAAAAGATAAGACTTATCATAGTTATTGGTCGATAAGTTGGAATATATTTAAAAAGAATAAAGTGGCAATGGCTTGTTTAGGAATTGTTATTATTTTATGTTTAGTTGCTTTATTTGCACCATGGATTGCACCATATGATCCAGATGCTCAGGTTTTAACTGAACGTTTAATGCCACCAAGTGCTCAACATTGGTTTGGAACTGATGATTTGGGTCGAGATATTTTTTCAAGAATTGTATATGGTTGCCGTATTTCTTTAAGTGTTGGAGTTGTTTCACAAATTATTGCAACTGTTATTGGTTATACAATGGGAGTATGTGCAGGATACTTTGGTGGAAAAGTTGATGCTGTAATTTCTTTTATCATTCAAGTATTTTCATCTTTTCCATTCTTATTATTTGCAATTGCAATCATGTTTGTTTTAGGACCTGGTTTGGTTAATTTATATCTTGCATTAGGACTTTTAGGTTGGGCTTCTACTGCAAGGTTGATTCGTGGTGATGTAATGCGTTTAAAGAAAATGGAATATATTGATGCATGTAAGATTAGTGGGGGAAGTAGTTTTAAAATTATTATGAAACACTTATTACCTAACTGCTTATCTACGTTAATTGTAACTGTTACTTTAGGTATTCCAAGTGCTATCATGTCAGAAGCATCATTAAGCTTTTTAGGTTTAGGAGTTAGACCACCAATGTCTAGTTGGGGTTCTATGATTAGTTTTTCACAACCTTATATTAGAAGTGCAACATATTATAGTGTAATTCCAGGGTTAGCAATTATTATTACAGTATTAGCATTTAATATGTTAGGTGATGGATTACGTGATGCATTAGATCCTAAATTAAGATCGTAA
- a CDS encoding ABC transporter ATP-binding protein, translated as MSENKELLKVNNLGITFFTDRGALPAVQEVSFTVHPGETLGVVGESGCGKSMTALSLMQLIPSPPGKITSGEIIYKGEDLLKKSEREIQNIRGKEISMIFQEPMTSLNPVVTVGKQIMEAVLTHENISKEDAKKRALEMISLVGIPMPEKVFASCPHQLSGGMRQRIMIAMALSCKPSLLICDEPTTALDVTIQAQILKLINRLKYEMNSSVLLITHDMGVISEMADNVIVMYAGKIVEYTSVNDLFKNPLHPYTVGLMKSIPDIDSDSEEELEVIPGSVPMLYELPEGCFFAPRCKYAKDLCHKKCPAMIDADNGHLVRCWKYHEEWEKEDK; from the coding sequence ATGAGTGAAAATAAAGAATTATTAAAAGTTAACAATCTTGGGATTACCTTTTTTACTGATCGTGGAGCTTTACCAGCTGTTCAAGAAGTTAGTTTTACAGTTCATCCCGGTGAAACTTTAGGTGTAGTAGGAGAATCTGGATGTGGGAAAAGTATGACAGCATTATCATTAATGCAATTGATTCCTTCTCCTCCTGGTAAAATTACATCGGGAGAGATTATATATAAAGGTGAGGATTTGTTAAAGAAATCAGAGCGTGAAATTCAAAATATTCGTGGTAAAGAAATTTCAATGATTTTTCAAGAGCCAATGACTTCCTTAAATCCAGTAGTTACAGTTGGTAAACAAATAATGGAAGCTGTTTTAACTCATGAAAATATTTCTAAAGAAGATGCTAAAAAAAGAGCGTTAGAAATGATTTCATTAGTTGGAATACCAATGCCTGAAAAAGTATTTGCTTCTTGTCCACATCAATTATCTGGAGGAATGAGGCAAAGAATTATGATTGCAATGGCATTATCTTGTAAACCGTCATTGTTAATTTGTGATGAACCTACAACTGCTCTTGATGTTACAATTCAGGCACAGATTTTAAAATTAATTAATCGTTTAAAATATGAAATGAATTCATCAGTATTATTGATTACCCATGACATGGGAGTAATTTCTGAAATGGCTGATAATGTTATTGTAATGTATGCTGGAAAGATTGTTGAATATACAAGTGTAAATGATTTATTTAAAAATCCGTTACATCCTTATACTGTTGGATTAATGAAATCTATTCCAGATATTGATTCTGATAGTGAAGAAGAGTTAGAAGTAATTCCTGGTTCTGTTCCAATGTTATATGAACTACCAGAAGGATGTTTTTTTGCACCTAGATGTAAATATGCAAAAGATCTTTGCCATAAAAAATGTCCAGCAATGATCGATGCAGACAATGGTCATTTAGTACGTTGTTGGAAATATCATGAAGAGTGGGAAAAGGAGGATAAGTAA
- a CDS encoding ABC transporter ATP-binding protein has translation MEKNDDILLKVEHLKKYYPVKSSSLKRSNGFVKAVDDISFDVKVGETFGIVGESGCGKSTMGKSVIRLIEPTDGKVILDGQDFTALKGKELKKARENIKLIFQDPYASLNPRMTVKDIIGEPIDIAKIYKTKKERDDRIIEVMKQVGLNLDYLYRYPHEFSGGQRQRIGIARAIALQPKLIICDEPVSALDVSIQAKIINLLKELQQKLGIAYIFISHDLSVVKHIADRVGVMYLGNMMEMADKKALYNNPLHPYTQALFSAIPKISSERIDDKEILGGDVPSPANPPKGCRFVTRCPKAMEICKSVRPELKEVEPGHKCACHLYDNKK, from the coding sequence ATGGAAAAAAATGATGATATTTTATTAAAAGTTGAACATTTAAAAAAGTATTATCCTGTTAAATCATCTTCATTAAAGCGTTCAAATGGTTTTGTCAAAGCAGTAGATGATATTAGTTTTGATGTTAAGGTTGGAGAAACTTTTGGAATTGTAGGGGAATCTGGTTGTGGTAAGTCAACAATGGGTAAGAGTGTTATTCGTTTGATTGAACCTACTGATGGTAAAGTTATTTTAGATGGACAGGATTTTACAGCATTAAAAGGAAAAGAGTTAAAAAAAGCAAGAGAAAATATTAAATTAATTTTTCAAGATCCTTATGCTTCATTAAATCCTAGAATGACAGTTAAAGATATTATTGGAGAACCAATTGATATTGCTAAAATATATAAAACAAAAAAAGAACGTGATGATCGAATTATTGAAGTAATGAAACAAGTTGGTTTAAATTTGGATTATTTGTATCGTTATCCTCATGAGTTTTCTGGAGGTCAACGTCAAAGAATCGGAATTGCTCGAGCAATTGCTTTACAGCCAAAATTAATTATTTGTGATGAACCAGTTTCAGCACTAGATGTTTCAATTCAAGCAAAAATTATTAATTTATTAAAGGAATTACAACAAAAATTAGGAATTGCATATATTTTTATCTCTCATGATTTAAGTGTTGTAAAACATATTGCTGATCGAGTAGGGGTAATGTATTTAGGAAATATGATGGAAATGGCTGATAAAAAAGCACTTTATAATAATCCATTACATCCTTATACTCAAGCATTATTTTCAGCGATTCCTAAGATTTCAAGTGAACGTATTGATGATAAAGAAATTTTGGGTGGAGATGTACCAAGTCCGGCTAATCCACCTAAAGGATGTCGTTTTGTTACAAGATGTCCTAAAGCAATGGAAATTTGTAAGTCAGTACGTCCTGAGTTAAAAGAAGTGGAACCAGGGCATAAATGTGCGTGTCATTTATATGATAATAAAAAATAA
- a CDS encoding M42 family metallopeptidase, whose protein sequence is MEISVDRKEIVEFCKEFINVPSPVSYYEEIHPFLEKKAKEFGYEVTYDRKRTGYITLEGEDNSKTVCMGAHLDTIGLIIRHITDEGHLEVRQLGGINYSSIEGEGVTIHTRDGRKYRGMVICKSHSVHVFDDARTAPRDELHMEVILHEDVKSKEDVMNLGIDHGDVISIDPHFEYTPSGYVKSRFIDDKAAVAALFEMIAYFKRNNLKPKYRTLLAFPLYEEIGHGGAYVPEEVSEYVALDIGLIGPDYHGNETTVSICAKDNYSPYDRGLTNRIILQAKKANLNYCVDVFYRYGTDANAAIRAGNNVYAAAFGMACINSHGMERCHISAIEETAKLAIAYALDI, encoded by the coding sequence ATGGAAATTTCAGTTGATAGAAAAGAAATTGTAGAATTTTGCAAAGAGTTTATTAATGTACCAAGTCCTGTGAGCTATTATGAAGAAATTCATCCTTTTTTAGAAAAGAAAGCTAAGGAATTTGGATATGAAGTGACTTATGATCGAAAAAGAACAGGTTATATTACTTTAGAGGGTGAAGATAATTCTAAAACGGTTTGTATGGGGGCTCATCTTGATACAATTGGTTTGATTATTCGTCATATTACTGACGAAGGTCATTTAGAAGTTCGTCAATTAGGTGGAATAAATTATTCAAGTATTGAAGGTGAAGGAGTAACTATTCATACACGTGATGGTAGAAAATATCGAGGAATGGTTATTTGTAAATCACATTCAGTTCATGTGTTTGATGATGCTAGAACAGCACCACGTGATGAATTACATATGGAAGTTATTTTACACGAAGATGTTAAGTCTAAAGAAGATGTTATGAATTTAGGAATTGATCATGGTGATGTTATTTCAATTGATCCACATTTTGAATATACACCATCAGGATATGTTAAATCTCGTTTTATTGATGATAAAGCGGCAGTAGCTGCGTTGTTTGAAATGATTGCTTATTTTAAACGAAATAATTTAAAACCTAAATATCGTACATTATTAGCTTTCCCATTATATGAAGAAATTGGACATGGAGGTGCATATGTACCTGAAGAAGTAAGTGAATATGTTGCTTTAGATATTGGTTTAATTGGACCAGATTATCATGGAAATGAAACAACAGTAAGTATATGTGCAAAAGATAATTATTCTCCATATGATCGTGGATTAACTAATCGAATTATTTTGCAAGCTAAGAAAGCTAATTTAAATTATTGTGTTGATGTTTTTTACCGTTATGGAACTGATGCAAATGCAGCAATAAGAGCTGGAAATAATGTTTATGCAGCGGCTTTTGGAATGGCATGTATTAATTCACACGGAATGGAGCGTTGTCATATAAGTGCAATTGAAGAAACAGCTAAACTAGCAATAGCTTATGCTTTGGATATTTAA
- a CDS encoding aconitate hydratase: MGMNLAYKILNSKLKEGKLIPGEQIGIQIDQTLTQDSTGTMAYLQLEAMNIKHVAVEKAVAYIDHNMLQTGFENMDDHEFIRSVAKKHGIVFSKPGNGVCHQLQLENFAKPGKTLVGSDSHTPTCGAMGMIAIGAGGLDVAVAMATGKYYLQCPSVVKVNLVGKKAPWVSAKDIILYILQQLTVKGGVNKIIEYTGKGIASLSLTDRATICNMGAELGATTSIFPTDKRTKEYLQQQGRVEDYIEIKADEDATYDQELTVDLSTLVPMTAKPHSPDAVVPVKELEGMKINQVVIGSCTNSSFADMMKAAKILKGRKVAEHVSLVIAPGSSSILAMLAKNGALGDMVQAGARILECGCGPCIGMGQAPLSKGISLRTINRNFKGRSGTNDASVYLVSPEVAALSAIKGYMSQEFEDDMYLADVPNTPFIKNENFFIDEYDENNEVYMGPNIKPVPRGDKIQDEITGKVVLKVGDNISTDHIVPSDSKLLPYRSNVPYLAKFSFSKVDPEFYNRAVANNGGFIVGGDNYGQGSSREHAALVPNYLKIKAIFAVSFARIHRSNLINNGILPLVIKADEQDFFNDHDSYKIINIKEVVENNGEVKVINENTNESINASLTLSPREKVMIKYGGLLNAIKELGGDF, encoded by the coding sequence ATGGGTATGAATTTAGCATATAAAATTTTAAATAGTAAACTTAAAGAAGGAAAGTTAATTCCTGGTGAACAAATTGGGATTCAAATAGATCAAACATTAACACAGGATTCTACAGGGACTATGGCTTATCTTCAATTAGAAGCTATGAATATTAAACACGTTGCTGTTGAAAAAGCAGTAGCTTATATTGATCATAATATGTTACAAACTGGATTTGAAAATATGGATGACCATGAATTTATCCGTAGTGTAGCTAAAAAACATGGGATTGTATTTTCAAAACCAGGTAATGGAGTATGTCATCAATTACAATTGGAAAATTTTGCGAAACCTGGTAAAACATTAGTTGGTTCTGATTCACATACACCAACTTGTGGGGCAATGGGGATGATTGCAATTGGTGCTGGTGGATTAGATGTAGCTGTAGCAATGGCTACTGGTAAATATTATTTACAATGTCCAAGTGTAGTTAAAGTTAATTTGGTTGGTAAAAAGGCACCATGGGTAAGTGCTAAGGATATTATTTTATATATTTTACAACAGTTAACGGTTAAAGGTGGCGTTAATAAAATTATTGAATATACTGGCAAAGGAATTGCGTCGCTATCTTTAACAGATCGAGCAACTATTTGTAATATGGGAGCAGAACTTGGGGCGACAACTTCAATTTTCCCAACTGACAAGCGAACTAAAGAATATTTACAACAACAAGGACGAGTTGAAGATTATATTGAAATTAAAGCTGATGAAGATGCTACTTATGATCAAGAATTGACAGTTGATTTGAGTACATTAGTACCAATGACAGCTAAACCACATAGTCCTGATGCGGTTGTTCCGGTTAAAGAACTTGAAGGAATGAAAATTAATCAAGTAGTAATTGGAAGCTGTACAAATTCATCTTTTGCAGATATGATGAAAGCTGCAAAAATTTTAAAAGGAAGAAAAGTGGCTGAACATGTTTCTTTGGTAATTGCACCTGGATCTAGTTCGATTTTAGCAATGCTTGCTAAAAATGGGGCTTTAGGTGATATGGTACAGGCAGGAGCACGTATTCTTGAGTGTGGATGCGGGCCATGTATTGGTATGGGACAAGCACCTTTGTCTAAAGGAATTTCACTTAGAACAATTAACCGTAATTTTAAAGGACGTTCTGGAACTAATGATGCAAGTGTTTATTTGGTATCTCCAGAAGTGGCAGCGTTGAGTGCGATTAAAGGATATATGTCACAAGAATTTGAAGATGATATGTATTTAGCTGATGTGCCAAATACACCATTTATTAAAAATGAAAATTTCTTTATTGATGAATATGATGAAAATAATGAAGTGTATATGGGACCAAATATTAAACCAGTACCACGTGGTGATAAGATTCAAGATGAAATAACTGGAAAAGTTGTTTTAAAAGTAGGTGACAATATTTCAACTGATCATATTGTTCCTTCTGATAGTAAATTATTGCCATATCGTTCAAATGTACCATATTTAGCTAAATTTTCATTTAGTAAAGTTGATCCAGAATTTTATAATCGAGCAGTAGCTAATAATGGTGGATTTATTGTTGGTGGTGATAATTATGGACAAGGAAGTTCTCGTGAGCATGCTGCTTTAGTTCCTAATTATTTGAAAATAAAAGCTATTTTTGCAGTTTCTTTTGCAAGAATTCATCGTTCTAATTTGATTAATAATGGTATTTTACCATTAGTGATTAAAGCTGATGAACAAGATTTCTTCAATGATCATGATAGTTATAAAATTATAAATATTAAAGAAGTAGTTGAAAATAATGGAGAAGTTAAAGTTATTAATGAAAATACTAATGAGTCGATTAATGCAAGTTTAACTTTATCGCCAAGAGAAAAAGTAATGATTAAATATGGGGGATTATTAAACGCTATTAAAGAATTAGGAGGTGATTTTTAA
- a CDS encoding isocitrate/isopropylmalate dehydrogenase family protein yields the protein MKAVLIPGDGIGKEISKSVVDITKAMNLDIEWMEYQAGGEYAAKTKEVFEPGLIDAIKEYKWALKGPTATPIGTGFRSVNVALRQQFATYANVRPIKSFKGINSRYENIDLVIIRENTEDLYKGIEYMINPNMANGIKLITREASEKICRYAFEYAKNNNRKKVTAIHKANIMKYTDGLFLEAFRDVAKDYPEIEAQEVIVDNMCMQLVIRPETFDVLVAPNLYGDIVSDLCAGLVGGLGFAPSGNIGDEYRIYEAVHGSAPDIAGKGIANPSALLLAFALMLEALGKVEDANKLKIALQAVVEEGITITPDIGGNATTEEFTDAIIRKLG from the coding sequence ATGAAAGCTGTATTGATACCTGGAGATGGAATTGGTAAAGAAATATCAAAAAGTGTAGTTGATATTACTAAAGCGATGAATTTAGATATTGAATGGATGGAGTATCAAGCTGGTGGCGAATATGCCGCTAAAACAAAAGAGGTATTTGAACCAGGGTTAATTGATGCAATAAAAGAATATAAATGGGCGCTAAAAGGTCCAACTGCGACACCGATAGGAACAGGGTTTAGAAGCGTTAATGTTGCTTTAAGACAACAGTTTGCTACTTATGCTAATGTGCGACCAATAAAGTCTTTTAAAGGAATCAATTCTCGTTATGAAAATATTGATTTAGTTATTATCCGTGAAAATACAGAGGATTTATATAAAGGGATTGAATATATGATCAATCCTAATATGGCAAATGGAATTAAATTAATTACAAGAGAAGCAAGTGAAAAGATTTGTCGATATGCTTTTGAATATGCAAAAAATAATAATCGTAAAAAAGTAACTGCTATTCATAAAGCAAATATTATGAAATATACAGACGGATTATTTTTAGAGGCATTTAGAGATGTAGCAAAGGATTATCCAGAAATCGAAGCACAAGAAGTAATTGTAGATAATATGTGTATGCAATTAGTTATTCGTCCTGAAACATTTGATGTTTTAGTAGCGCCTAATTTATATGGTGATATCGTTTCTGATTTGTGTGCTGGATTAGTTGGTGGATTAGGATTTGCACCAAGTGGAAATATTGGCGATGAGTATCGAATTTATGAAGCTGTTCATGGTAGTGCACCTGATATTGCAGGTAAAGGTATAGCTAATCCAAGTGCATTATTATTAGCGTTTGCTTTAATGTTGGAAGCGCTAGGTAAAGTTGAAGATGCTAATAAGTTAAAAATAGCATTACAAGCAGTAGTTGAAGAAGGAATTACGATTACTCCTGATATTGGCGGTAATGCTACAACAGAAGAATTTACAGATGCAATTATAAGGAAGTTAGGGTAA
- a CDS encoding GntR family transcriptional regulator — MAKNLLENAGHGSLGNKIFNVLRDKILNEEYVQGQKLNEVALSKELNISRTPIREALKQLELEGLVKSIPNKGVYVLGFSHRDIDDMLEIRYALEGLAIQLAIERITEDELEKIKEVYDLMEFYAKKGDQEKFNDINIAFHDAIYRCTQSKYFEQLLSDINYYIHVTSRHSIRQPDRLISAAKEHREIYEAILARDKKLAKEKIQHHIRKTQMLVRNYYEKKNNSEE; from the coding sequence ATGGCAAAGAATTTATTAGAAAATGCAGGACATGGGTCGTTAGGAAATAAGATTTTTAATGTTCTACGTGATAAAATTTTAAATGAAGAATATGTTCAAGGTCAAAAACTTAATGAAGTTGCTTTATCAAAGGAACTGAATATTTCTAGAACACCTATCCGAGAAGCCTTAAAGCAATTAGAATTAGAAGGATTAGTTAAAAGTATTCCTAATAAGGGTGTATATGTTTTAGGATTTTCTCATCGTGATATTGATGATATGCTGGAAATTCGTTATGCGTTAGAAGGACTTGCAATTCAATTAGCAATTGAAAGAATTACAGAAGATGAATTAGAAAAGATTAAAGAAGTATATGATTTGATGGAATTTTATGCTAAAAAAGGTGATCAAGAAAAATTCAATGATATTAATATTGCTTTCCATGATGCTATATATCGTTGTACACAATCTAAATATTTTGAACAACTTTTAAGTGATATTAATTATTATATTCATGTAACTTCTAGACATTCAATTCGTCAACCAGATCGTTTAATTTCGGCTGCTAAAGAACACCGTGAAATATATGAAGCTATTTTAGCACGTGATAAAAAATTAGCTAAAGAAAAAATACAGCATCATATTAGAAAAACACAAATGTTAGTTAGAAATTATTATGAAAAGAAAAATAATAGTGAAGAATAA